Proteins encoded by one window of uncultured Draconibacterium sp.:
- a CDS encoding chondroitinase-B domain-containing protein, with protein sequence MHTTKLIPILLAFILFSCTTQEQVNTLKVQDENELKQAIKEAQPGDEIVLVNGTWENISIELTGSGSKENPIVLRAETPGEVFIEGQSSLKFGGNFWVVHDIHFRNGYTPNNAVVEFRLNKTVANNCVFTNCVIENFNQPQRDTQDHWVEFWGRNNELSNCNIIGKSNSGPTVRVQLKGNESIKNYHRIINNHFGPRPRKGGPHGETLQIGDSGTSMSPSNTLVANNLFDRCNGEVEVISSKTNYNEFRNNVFYKCEGSLVMRHGNYCWIDGNYFIGDKNSDNIGGIRIVNTGHWVVNNYFYNLKGNNFRAPLAIMNGIPKSPLNRYNQVTDVVVAYNTWVECKSPWHFGVGANLSQAEVLPPSEIRSARPTRTVVANNIVYSTENVLAPIVAYDQIDGVDFKSNVINSKELAYEKQNTFDYCDFTMNKVSDYIFAPSEQVCDVETYNGFEFETITTDILGNSRVEKNCLGAICNISDSRVDLLDKNKYGAHWFSAEQQNGEPKKFKVASAEEMLASVKDASSGDIIELTAGTYSVNTSLHIDKKITLIAADENAETKIIYKGEKNTPLFQMNPNGKLKVQNILLEGNGDNFAFASLQKNMSALYDVEVQNCRIEKFNYVLKAYKESFSDSITFVGCEILNCDNGIELSEETNDKGDYNVEFLTVDNCIFRRVKANVIDYYRGGYDESTIGGNLLVTNSTFTNCGGREENGILLNTRGIVNVNIADNTFKNNPVKLVALLWGAKNNSYANNEIRNSGKIVVEENLKLKLMY encoded by the coding sequence ATGCATACGACAAAACTAATTCCAATTCTACTGGCCTTTATACTGTTTTCGTGTACAACACAAGAGCAGGTGAATACTTTAAAGGTTCAAGATGAAAATGAGCTAAAACAAGCTATCAAGGAGGCACAGCCAGGCGATGAAATCGTTCTTGTAAACGGAACGTGGGAAAATATATCAATTGAGCTTACAGGCAGTGGCTCAAAAGAAAATCCAATTGTATTGAGAGCCGAAACGCCCGGAGAAGTTTTTATTGAAGGACAGTCGTCGCTAAAATTTGGTGGAAACTTTTGGGTGGTTCACGATATTCATTTCAGAAATGGTTATACGCCAAACAATGCAGTGGTAGAATTTCGATTAAACAAGACGGTGGCAAATAACTGTGTATTCACGAATTGTGTAATTGAGAATTTTAATCAGCCACAGCGAGATACGCAAGATCATTGGGTGGAGTTTTGGGGACGAAATAATGAATTGAGCAACTGTAATATAATTGGCAAATCAAATTCAGGCCCAACTGTTCGAGTACAATTGAAAGGAAATGAGAGCATTAAAAATTACCATCGTATTATTAACAATCATTTTGGTCCACGTCCGCGTAAAGGTGGGCCTCACGGCGAAACCTTACAAATAGGAGATAGTGGAACCTCTATGTCGCCAAGTAATACTTTGGTTGCTAATAATTTATTCGACAGATGTAATGGTGAGGTTGAAGTAATCTCAAGCAAAACCAATTACAACGAGTTCAGAAATAATGTATTCTACAAATGCGAGGGGTCGTTGGTAATGCGCCATGGCAACTACTGCTGGATTGATGGTAACTATTTTATTGGCGACAAAAACTCTGACAATATTGGTGGTATACGTATTGTAAATACCGGTCACTGGGTGGTAAACAACTATTTTTACAACCTGAAAGGAAATAACTTCAGGGCACCTCTGGCTATAATGAATGGTATTCCAAAATCGCCACTTAACCGTTACAATCAGGTTACCGACGTTGTAGTTGCTTATAATACTTGGGTAGAGTGTAAATCGCCATGGCATTTTGGTGTTGGTGCTAACCTTAGCCAGGCAGAGGTACTTCCTCCATCTGAAATTCGTTCGGCTCGCCCCACAAGAACAGTTGTTGCCAATAACATTGTTTATAGTACTGAAAACGTTTTGGCACCAATAGTTGCGTATGATCAAATTGATGGCGTTGATTTTAAAAGCAATGTGATAAACAGTAAGGAACTGGCATATGAAAAGCAAAATACTTTCGATTATTGCGATTTTACCATGAACAAAGTAAGCGATTATATTTTTGCTCCATCAGAACAAGTTTGTGATGTGGAAACGTATAATGGCTTCGAATTTGAGACAATAACTACTGATATACTGGGGAATTCAAGAGTTGAAAAGAATTGCCTTGGAGCAATTTGTAATATATCGGATAGTAGAGTGGATCTTCTTGATAAAAATAAATATGGAGCCCACTGGTTTTCTGCTGAACAGCAAAATGGAGAACCCAAAAAGTTTAAAGTTGCATCGGCAGAGGAAATGCTGGCTTCGGTAAAAGATGCTTCATCTGGCGATATAATTGAGCTAACAGCGGGTACATATTCCGTAAATACATCGCTCCATATCGATAAAAAGATTACGCTGATTGCAGCCGACGAAAATGCCGAAACAAAGATTATTTATAAAGGCGAAAAGAATACACCGCTATTCCAAATGAATCCAAACGGGAAGCTGAAGGTTCAAAACATTTTGTTGGAAGGAAACGGAGATAATTTTGCCTTTGCATCACTGCAAAAAAATATGTCGGCCTTGTATGATGTTGAAGTTCAGAACTGTCGTATCGAAAAGTTTAATTATGTGTTGAAAGCCTATAAAGAGTCGTTTTCTGACAGTATTACTTTTGTTGGATGTGAAATTTTAAACTGTGATAACGGCATTGAACTTTCAGAAGAAACCAACGATAAAGGCGATTACAACGTTGAATTTTTAACAGTTGATAATTGTATATTCAGACGTGTGAAAGCCAATGTAATCGACTACTACAGGGGAGGATATGATGAGTCGACCATTGGAGGAAACTTGTTGGTAACCAACAGTACATTTACGAATTGTGGAGGCCGTGAAGAGAACGGTATTCTATTAAATACACGTGGTATAGTTAACGTAAATATAGCCGATAATACCTTTAAAAATAATCCGGTTAAACTGGTGGCATTGCTGTGGGGCGCAAAAAACAATTCATACGCCAATAACGAAATCAGAAACTCGGGGAAAATTGTAGTAGAAGAAAACCTGAAGTTGAAGTTGATGTATTAA
- a CDS encoding cupin domain-containing protein has translation MKFLAALIHKNIASISILIVVLGVCISCSNTPEIVVQQMKMELPSGKQLFKEELLPGEIADTKIEHIAYVGPTVQNLQLSDENISMFLFVKGRGILKADTTSFKLVPESIAIPMTYKSITIEVDEGEELHFIRFMKKLSEQDIADLNGFPDDSKYDLYFTEFDDCEPYTEKIKSPNTVSRTVLPEDIIPRIALGTVEAPGPDEVGAHEHAMLDQLFLGLSDNDIVVHADGASAEFKEYSLLHIPIGSSHWVSVDENKRMYYLWMDFFLTKEGQEWLKTHKPISTNKDEY, from the coding sequence ATGAAGTTTTTAGCAGCATTGATTCATAAAAATATAGCATCCATTTCTATACTGATTGTGGTTTTAGGAGTTTGTATTTCATGCTCAAATACACCTGAAATTGTTGTACAGCAAATGAAAATGGAATTACCATCAGGAAAACAATTGTTTAAGGAAGAACTCCTGCCTGGAGAAATTGCGGATACTAAAATAGAGCACATTGCCTATGTCGGTCCAACGGTGCAAAACCTGCAGCTTTCAGACGAAAATATAAGTATGTTTCTGTTTGTGAAAGGCAGAGGGATATTAAAAGCCGATACAACTTCGTTTAAATTGGTGCCTGAGTCGATAGCAATTCCAATGACCTACAAAAGCATTACAATTGAAGTTGATGAAGGAGAGGAGTTACATTTTATTCGTTTTATGAAAAAGCTTTCGGAGCAGGATATTGCTGACCTGAACGGATTCCCGGATGACAGTAAATATGATCTTTATTTTACCGAATTTGATGACTGTGAACCTTACACCGAAAAAATAAAGAGCCCGAATACGGTTAGCCGAACAGTGCTACCCGAAGATATAATTCCGCGGATTGCCCTTGGAACTGTTGAAGCACCAGGTCCAGATGAAGTTGGTGCACACGAGCACGCCATGCTCGACCAACTATTTCTCGGATTAAGTGACAACGATATTGTGGTTCATGCCGATGGGGCATCAGCAGAATTTAAAGAATACTCCTTATTGCATATTCCCATTGGTTCCAGTCATTGGGTATCGGTTGATGAGAATAAACGAATGTACTATTTGTGGATGGATTTTTTTCTGACAAAAGAAGGGCAGGAGTGGCTTAAAACTCACAAGCCAATTAGCACAAATAAAGATGAGTATTAG
- a CDS encoding acyl-CoA thioesterase: MRQLSLKGRTFPTDLNHAGTAFGGWVMSKMDKAASIQLEEVINSPAVTVSVSNLNFIKPIHNGDVFMVYTKVDRIGNTSIDIGVELIVRSREDLSEYKVTQGVFTFVAVDAKGKPVQVRSVLRSYVAPYIMEMLGDK, from the coding sequence ATGAGACAACTCTCTCTGAAAGGAAGAACATTCCCTACAGATCTTAACCATGCCGGCACTGCATTTGGTGGTTGGGTGATGTCTAAAATGGATAAAGCCGCTTCAATTCAACTTGAGGAAGTGATTAACTCGCCGGCTGTAACTGTTTCGGTTAGTAATCTTAATTTTATAAAACCGATTCACAACGGAGATGTATTTATGGTTTACACAAAGGTTGACAGGATAGGAAATACATCCATTGATATTGGTGTTGAGTTAATTGTTCGTTCAAGAGAGGATCTTAGTGAATACAAAGTTACGCAGGGTGTTTTTACCTTTGTAGCAGTTGATGCAAAAGGAAAACCGGTGCAAGTTAGAAGTGTGTTAAGAAGCTATGTTGCGCCCTACATTATGGAGATGTTGGGAGATAAATAA
- a CDS encoding amidohydrolase family protein has translation MSKSFEIFDAHAHIIYGINGIKRGQKTATAKYGRILWKNKEINFLPPFFHDTRFTAETLIETMDFCGVSKAVLLQNPVIGILNDEIQRAIEKYPERFYGTVQVDPMKKDACDVIQKYASEKQNTLKLEISEEWGWSGNYPEFSLVGEEMMAVWETVAKLDLRVIIDSGDIFNNGYQVENLRSIAEGFPETKMLIEHLGFYRNGLDEGAKNRRNEMLQLGKELENVYFGFSSSAAFINDDYPCPKALKLLQQAVEIVGAKKILWGSDIPSTMKKYTYQQLIDVVAEHAGFLSEKEKYAILNDNAETFFSG, from the coding sequence ATGAGCAAATCTTTTGAAATATTCGATGCCCACGCCCATATTATTTATGGCATAAATGGGATCAAGCGAGGGCAAAAAACCGCCACAGCAAAATACGGCAGAATATTATGGAAGAATAAAGAAATCAATTTCTTACCTCCATTTTTTCATGATACCCGATTTACTGCAGAAACGCTCATTGAAACCATGGATTTTTGTGGTGTTTCAAAAGCTGTATTGTTACAAAATCCGGTGATCGGGATTTTGAACGACGAAATTCAGCGGGCTATTGAGAAATATCCTGAACGTTTCTATGGCACCGTTCAGGTTGATCCTATGAAAAAGGATGCCTGCGATGTTATACAAAAGTATGCCTCAGAAAAACAAAATACGCTAAAACTTGAGATAAGCGAAGAGTGGGGGTGGTCGGGTAATTATCCTGAATTTTCGCTCGTTGGAGAGGAAATGATGGCTGTTTGGGAAACTGTGGCAAAGTTAGACTTGCGGGTAATTATCGATTCCGGTGATATTTTTAATAACGGTTATCAAGTTGAAAATTTGAGGTCGATAGCAGAAGGTTTTCCTGAAACTAAAATGCTGATTGAACACTTGGGATTTTATCGCAATGGACTTGATGAAGGCGCAAAAAATCGACGAAATGAAATGCTTCAGCTCGGGAAAGAGCTGGAAAATGTGTATTTCGGATTTTCTTCTTCTGCAGCTTTTATTAACGACGATTATCCATGCCCGAAAGCACTGAAATTGCTTCAACAGGCGGTTGAGATAGTTGGTGCCAAAAAGATTCTCTGGGGGAGTGATATTCCTTCAACCATGAAAAAATATACTTACCAACAATTGATCGATGTGGTAGCAGAACATGCAGGATTTTTGTCTGAAAAAGAAAAATACGCAATTCTAAATGATAATGCAGAGACCTTCTTTTCCGGCTGA
- a CDS encoding acetate kinase yields the protein MNILVVNAGSSSIKYQLIDMMTEKPLSSGLVERIGLDSGAIKHQIFVGSKEKKITEEHPIPNHAVGLKRVAELLTDKEIGVIAEPSEIEVVGHRLVHGGETFSKTVVINEDVKAKVKELFALAPLHNPANLTGVEVAEKVFPNAKQVGVFDTAFHQTMPEAAYRYAIPDALYRDFGIRKYGFHGTSHKYVSEKAARYLEKKDAKIITIHLGNGASIAAVDAGVCIDTSMGIGPLNGLIMGTRSGSIDPSIIFYLVEQKGFTVEEVNAILNQKSGMLGLTGESDMRDVEELYFKGNKKARLAYEMYAYRIKHFIGSYVASMNGLDALVFTAGIGENDKLVRSLVCKKMEFFGIHIDEVRNAVRSKDIREINTAHSKTKVLVIPTNEELEIAQQSYEVIR from the coding sequence ATGAATATACTAGTTGTAAATGCAGGAAGTTCATCAATTAAGTACCAATTAATTGATATGATGACTGAGAAACCGCTTTCAAGTGGATTAGTGGAACGGATTGGATTGGATAGTGGAGCAATTAAACATCAAATTTTTGTTGGCAGTAAGGAAAAGAAAATTACGGAGGAGCATCCAATACCCAATCATGCAGTGGGGTTAAAACGGGTTGCAGAATTGCTTACAGACAAAGAGATTGGAGTTATTGCTGAACCTTCAGAAATAGAGGTAGTTGGACATCGGTTAGTACATGGTGGAGAAACTTTTTCCAAAACTGTTGTGATTAATGAAGATGTTAAAGCAAAAGTTAAAGAACTTTTTGCTTTGGCTCCACTTCATAATCCGGCCAACTTAACAGGTGTTGAAGTGGCAGAAAAGGTTTTTCCAAATGCTAAACAGGTAGGTGTTTTCGATACCGCTTTTCATCAAACTATGCCAGAGGCAGCTTATCGTTATGCAATTCCGGATGCTTTATACAGAGACTTTGGGATACGGAAATACGGTTTTCATGGAACTTCTCATAAATACGTTTCGGAAAAAGCGGCCAGGTATCTCGAGAAAAAAGATGCAAAAATTATTACTATACATTTAGGAAATGGAGCCTCAATTGCAGCTGTTGATGCCGGTGTTTGTATTGATACATCAATGGGAATAGGGCCATTAAATGGCCTTATTATGGGAACACGATCAGGAAGTATTGATCCTTCTATAATTTTTTATCTGGTAGAACAAAAAGGTTTTACAGTTGAAGAAGTAAATGCAATATTAAATCAAAAAAGTGGAATGTTGGGATTAACCGGGGAAAGCGATATGCGTGATGTTGAAGAACTTTATTTTAAGGGTAATAAAAAAGCCAGACTAGCCTATGAAATGTACGCATACCGAATTAAACATTTTATTGGAAGTTATGTTGCTTCGATGAATGGTTTGGATGCCTTGGTTTTTACTGCCGGAATCGGAGAAAACGACAAACTTGTTCGGAGTTTGGTTTGCAAAAAGATGGAATTCTTTGGTATTCACATTGATGAAGTAAGAAATGCGGTTCGTAGCAAAGATATAAGGGAAATCAACACCGCTCATTCAAAAACCAAAGTTCTTGTAATTCCGACTAATGAAGAACTGGAAATTGCACAACAGTCTTATGAGGTGATTCGATGA
- a CDS encoding two-component regulator propeller domain-containing protein, translated as MIVGFRLLYVILLIIATSSNTLFAERTFDEIDMSAGLSHNSALCLLEDHDGFLWVGTRDGLNKFDGAEFEIFKHEFFDSTSLINNHVNCLYETRENELWIGTANGLCIYSSQTNTFRVFSLLTDSHQYDSYYIRTIFETKDGRVWVGTTNGLYVVNKQRDKVTYKLIESDDNHLANNVLKIYQDSNGTLWLGTSNGLYWRQDEKFEQYFIDKTKKLERQAIREIIEDEDGYLWLGTERHGIYVLETESDFPEVKYQLNIENSLLSSNTVRSIFHENSDNVWIGTFAGLCIFNKQYKSTTVFDHFQRNKGAVSNNSIRDILTDSQGGIWLAVYQGGLNYYHPQKNLLHHYLWQTQKNPEIENRVISALIENEKQQLWLGSEGGGVYLSEDGGISITKIINPGKNTNLEKTVKALSQYKENLWIGSLAGLTHYNFKTQKKINYYHNPNDNNSINPGHVLALFQENEEKVWIGTNGGGVQLFNPLTGRFKDVEPFENKHVRCFLKDSKGDIWIGCERELFVLDSKSNKLKNLNQEIENWLNEEVDVIFIHEDTNKNIWFGARGRGLYLIKNNELHWFNTGNGLNDNTVNSMLDGGENVYWITTNKGLSKIEIDDRENEKISIESRSYAVSEGAQGMQYSSNCALQSYSGKLYFGGINGLNAFNPREIKEIEFYPNLVFKELQIDNKLIKTEEENSPLQKVLNETDNLILRYNQRDFSISFAGINFINPDKNNYRYRVVGLDDDWVEMGNQNTINFTYFPVGTYEIRLQVATNPQKWGADYRQLSLTVLPPWWKTWWAFLLYSFVLVVLLSLFFILSQRWAKMKNQLEMEHFQREKESELHHLKLKFYTDVSHELRTPLTLILAPLENLISKSELPIRFRNQLSQIQRSGLRLMQLVNQILDLRKLETGHENLQVAKGNIIRFFSEISLAFKEVATSKNIDFEFEPLREECLIWYDRDKLEIIVNNLLSNAIKFTPDGGKVKLKLKKISGRKIGLEAVGIDKSADYLQIRVIDNGEGLTESQIENIFNRFYSKKETGNNNSPGSGVGLELTRRMVELHKGVINVSSIEHESGKKETTFSVYLSLDKKIYSNEELDEDFKNSEDASLYTFDFLQRETVVELSEVDQESTEAGDEFERLLIVEDNAEVRAFVKELFADNYEISEAANGETGLQKAIETNPQIIISDVMMPVMDGIELCKRIKTDARTSHIPVILLTARTALTFKYEGLETGADDYITKPFSARYLALRVKNLIEQRRKIQEHFKRKTICDPGSITLTSVDERILKKAVDYITANISNPTLSVTKISEHVGLSRVHFYRKIKALTNQTAVEFIRNVRLKRAATLLLENKISVKEVRNLVGFDDADYFRKCFKDQFGVTPSEYSKEH; from the coding sequence ATGATAGTTGGTTTTCGTCTTCTATACGTCATTCTTTTAATAATTGCAACCTCATCAAACACCTTATTTGCAGAACGGACATTCGATGAAATAGATATGTCGGCAGGTTTATCACACAACTCTGCACTGTGCTTGTTGGAAGACCATGATGGATTTTTATGGGTAGGAACCCGTGACGGATTAAACAAATTTGATGGCGCAGAATTTGAAATATTTAAACATGAGTTTTTTGACTCTACAAGTTTGATCAATAACCACGTTAACTGCCTATACGAAACCAGGGAGAATGAATTATGGATAGGAACTGCAAACGGTTTATGTATATACAGTTCGCAAACCAATACCTTTAGAGTTTTTTCTCTTCTAACAGATTCCCATCAATATGACTCGTACTACATTCGGACAATTTTCGAAACAAAAGATGGTCGTGTATGGGTAGGTACCACAAATGGATTATATGTTGTTAACAAACAACGTGACAAAGTAACATATAAATTGATAGAATCCGATGATAACCACCTGGCAAACAACGTGCTTAAAATATATCAGGACAGCAATGGAACATTATGGTTAGGAACTAGCAACGGTTTATACTGGAGGCAAGATGAAAAATTTGAACAATATTTTATTGATAAAACAAAAAAGCTGGAAAGACAAGCAATTAGGGAAATAATAGAAGATGAAGATGGGTATTTATGGTTAGGAACCGAACGTCACGGTATTTACGTGTTAGAAACGGAATCTGATTTCCCCGAAGTAAAATATCAACTAAATATCGAAAATAGTTTATTATCGTCCAACACCGTGCGTAGTATCTTTCATGAAAATAGTGATAACGTGTGGATTGGTACATTTGCCGGTTTGTGCATATTCAATAAACAATATAAAAGCACAACGGTTTTTGATCATTTTCAACGTAACAAAGGCGCTGTTAGTAACAATTCAATTCGCGATATATTGACCGATTCTCAAGGAGGAATATGGCTTGCCGTTTATCAAGGTGGGTTAAACTATTATCATCCACAGAAAAATTTGCTTCATCATTATTTATGGCAAACACAAAAAAATCCCGAAATAGAAAACAGAGTAATTTCAGCACTGATTGAAAATGAAAAACAACAACTTTGGCTTGGAAGTGAAGGTGGTGGAGTTTATTTATCAGAAGATGGGGGAATATCAATTACAAAAATTATAAATCCAGGAAAGAATACAAATCTTGAAAAAACAGTAAAAGCATTAAGCCAGTACAAGGAGAATTTGTGGATTGGATCTTTAGCTGGCTTAACTCACTATAATTTTAAAACACAAAAAAAGATAAATTACTACCATAATCCAAACGATAATAATTCAATAAATCCCGGTCATGTTTTGGCACTGTTTCAGGAAAACGAAGAAAAAGTTTGGATTGGTACTAATGGAGGCGGAGTGCAGCTTTTTAATCCGTTAACAGGTAGGTTTAAGGACGTAGAACCTTTTGAGAACAAGCATGTAAGATGTTTTTTAAAGGATTCTAAAGGGGACATATGGATCGGGTGCGAAAGAGAATTATTTGTACTTGATAGTAAATCAAATAAACTAAAAAATTTAAATCAGGAAATCGAGAACTGGTTGAACGAAGAAGTAGATGTAATTTTTATACATGAAGATACCAACAAAAACATTTGGTTTGGTGCACGAGGTCGAGGTCTCTACTTAATAAAAAATAATGAATTACATTGGTTTAATACCGGAAACGGACTCAATGATAATACGGTAAATTCCATGCTTGACGGGGGTGAGAATGTATATTGGATAACAACGAACAAGGGACTGTCGAAAATAGAAATAGATGATAGAGAGAATGAAAAAATTAGTATTGAGTCACGAAGCTATGCCGTAAGTGAAGGAGCACAGGGCATGCAATATTCTTCTAACTGCGCTTTGCAATCATATTCCGGTAAATTATATTTTGGAGGAATTAATGGATTAAATGCTTTCAATCCCAGGGAGATAAAAGAAATTGAATTTTACCCAAACTTAGTTTTTAAAGAACTTCAAATAGATAATAAACTTATTAAGACTGAAGAAGAAAATTCTCCTTTACAAAAGGTTTTGAATGAAACCGATAATCTTATACTTCGTTATAATCAGCGTGATTTTTCTATATCATTTGCTGGCATAAACTTCATAAATCCTGATAAAAACAATTACCGTTATAGGGTCGTTGGCCTCGATGATGATTGGGTTGAAATGGGCAACCAGAATACTATTAATTTCACCTATTTCCCTGTTGGCACCTACGAAATCAGGTTGCAGGTAGCTACAAATCCCCAAAAATGGGGAGCCGACTACCGACAACTTTCTCTTACGGTACTACCTCCTTGGTGGAAAACCTGGTGGGCATTCTTATTATATAGTTTTGTCCTTGTGGTTTTACTCTCGCTATTCTTTATATTATCACAACGTTGGGCAAAAATGAAGAATCAGTTGGAAATGGAACATTTTCAACGTGAGAAAGAAAGCGAATTGCATCATTTAAAACTGAAGTTTTATACCGATGTATCTCATGAATTACGAACTCCATTAACCCTTATTCTGGCACCGCTTGAAAACCTGATTTCGAAGTCAGAATTACCGATTCGTTTTCGCAATCAACTTTCACAAATTCAGAGAAGTGGATTAAGGTTGATGCAATTAGTGAATCAAATTCTTGATCTCCGCAAACTGGAAACTGGTCATGAAAACCTGCAAGTAGCAAAAGGGAATATCATTCGTTTTTTCTCTGAAATAAGTTTAGCGTTTAAAGAAGTCGCGACTTCCAAGAATATTGACTTTGAGTTTGAGCCTCTTCGCGAAGAATGTCTGATTTGGTATGATAGAGATAAGCTTGAGATAATTGTGAATAACTTGCTATCGAATGCCATAAAGTTTACTCCCGATGGAGGTAAAGTGAAATTAAAACTGAAGAAGATAAGTGGACGTAAAATAGGATTGGAGGCAGTAGGGATTGATAAGAGTGCTGATTATTTGCAGATTAGAGTGATTGACAATGGAGAAGGTTTGACCGAAAGTCAAATTGAAAACATCTTTAATCGTTTTTATTCTAAAAAAGAAACAGGCAATAATAATTCGCCGGGTTCAGGGGTTGGACTCGAACTCACCCGACGCATGGTTGAGCTGCATAAAGGTGTAATAAATGTTTCAAGCATCGAACATGAATCAGGCAAAAAAGAAACTACTTTTTCGGTCTACCTGTCATTGGATAAAAAAATATATTCTAACGAAGAGTTGGATGAAGACTTTAAAAATAGTGAAGATGCAAGTCTTTACACTTTCGACTTCTTACAACGTGAAACAGTAGTGGAATTATCAGAAGTAGACCAGGAGAGCACTGAGGCTGGTGACGAGTTTGAACGTTTGTTAATAGTTGAAGATAATGCAGAAGTTCGGGCTTTTGTAAAAGAATTGTTTGCCGATAACTATGAAATAAGTGAAGCCGCAAACGGCGAAACAGGCTTGCAAAAAGCCATTGAAACCAATCCGCAAATCATTATTAGCGATGTAATGATGCCGGTAATGGATGGAATAGAATTGTGTAAACGCATAAAAACTGATGCGCGTACCAGCCATATTCCGGTGATATTATTAACTGCCCGAACGGCACTTACTTTTAAATATGAAGGTTTGGAAACCGGTGCTGACGATTATATTACCAAACCTTTTAGTGCGCGTTATCTTGCTTTGCGTGTGAAAAATCTTATAGAGCAACGCCGCAAAATTCAGGAGCATTTTAAAAGAAAGACTATTTGTGATCCTGGTAGCATCACTCTTACCTCTGTTGACGAAAGGATATTGAAGAAAGCCGTTGATTATATCACCGCAAATATATCCAATCCAACCTTAAGTGTTACAAAAATTAGTGAGCATGTGGGATTGAGTAGAGTGCATTTTTATCGGAAAATAAAAGCTCTCACCAATCAAACTGCTGTTGAGTTTATTCGTAATGTGAGGTTGAAACGTGCCGCAACTTTACTCCTTGAAAATAAAATATCGGTTAAGGAAGTTCGGAATCTTGTAGGATTTGATGATGCCGATTATTTCCGCAAATGTTTTAAAGACCAGTTTGGTGTAACTCCATCTGAATATTCAAAAGAACATTGA